The genomic DNA TTATCCACCTTAGCTCCTCTTCATCTATTCATGAAACACAAGAAGAATGTAAGCTGCATGCTAGTTATAGCCTAAACGAAATTTTTCAGTTACGAGCTGGCATAGATATTTATTTAAGTCAGTATAGACAAACTAACAATCATGCATTGCAGCGTAACATATTCCGCTTTAAACCCATTTTTGTAACTAAGCTCAATGAGTTTATAATTCAAACAGGTACTACGCTAACTTACCAGAACAATACGGATGCCTTACCTGAAAATTTCCATGTTTATCCAGAAGTAAAGCTAACCTATGCGCTTAACAAAGCCTTTCGTCCTTATATAGGTGTAAGTGGCAATATTCAAGCTAACTCATGGCAAGAATATATTCTACAAAACCCTTGGCTAGCGTCTACAGTAGATTTGAGGCATACTAACCAGCAGTATATTTGTTATGCGGGTATAAAAAGTGATATTTTAAGTAAGCTTACCTGCCATGCTGGCCTATCTATCAGCAGCTATAAAAATTGGTATTGCTTTGTTAATAATGCTACTGAGCCTAGGCAATTTGATATACAATATGATGCTGCAGCTAAAGTGATGCAGCTGTTTGCTGAACTTGCTAAGACAAGCTTTGGAGAAGCTTTGGTAACTAGACTTAAGGCAGCGTATTTTGACTATACACTTACGCAATTAGAAAAGCCATGGCACAAACCACAGTATACCATCGAAATACTTAATACCTACAATTTCCATGATAAGATTTTACTAAAAGGTAACCTACACTGGTTAGGAGGTATACAAGCACTAGACCCTACAACAAAAGCTGCTAAATCCTTACCAGATGTCATAGATATCGATTTAGGAATAGAATACGTATGGAACCAACGTTTTACAATATTCTTAGATTGTAGTAACATACTAGCTAGGTCTAACAACCGCTATTTGCATGCTCCTACTAGTGGTGCTCATTTCTTGGCAGGCGTTACATATGCTTGGTAATTGAAGGCATAGTATATATAGGTATATTTAATAATTAGCACCTTTAGCCTCAACAATATTATTATATATTTAAGCAGACAATCTAATTGTTCAGCCTCTTAGTGAAAGTATTAATATTTTGGTGAAAAAGCTGAGGATTTTTTTGCCATTGTTGCTCTAAAAATTGTCAAAAGGTTTTGCCTCTTAAAGCTTTGAGTCTACGAGTGAAATTATAAGCTAACAAGAAGTCATTTAGATGGCACTTTAATTGTTGGTGGTTGCTATAATAATAGCTTTGCACGGTGGCTTCCTTGATAATTTTGCTTCACCTGGCCATTAGTCCATGGATGGGCTACATGAGTCCTGCTATGTGTAATACCTTCTTGCTGGTAGCAAATACGACCAACATATGCTCGAGTGCTAATTCTCCCTCTTTTCTATTGGTAAATTGTACTCCATTATCTGTTAGTATTTTATGAGAGCTGCTGCGAAAGAGATAAAATAGAGTAGAATTTGAATAAAACAGAGAGAGAATCTTGCCAGTAGCGATGCTATTTGTTAAAAAGCATGCTTGAAGTTTATCATACCCGCTATAATATTAAAGCGTAGGTTATATTTGTTCTGAAAGTTACGGTAAACTTCTGACATAATCTTAAACACCTTGATCTCTCTTATCTTATGCTCTACCTTCATGCGTATGGAGGATAGCTTTCTGTTATGTTCTTTCTGCTCCTTGGTTAATGGCCGCTTACGGCTCTTTTTATAGGGAATCATGACATTGCTCTGTAGCTTTTGCCAGCCTTGATAACCACTATCTGCTAGCTTTAAGCTTTCTTTAGGTAAGAGTTTTTCTCCTTTACGGATTTTAAAGTCATGCTCTTTTCCTTTATGAGATTTGGATACAGAGAGTATCTTTCCATCTTCTCTAATAACTATCTCTGTTTTTATAGTATGTCGCTTTTTCTTGCCTGAATATGATTTCTTTTGCTTTTTACTAGGCCTTTGCGTAGGCTGTTCACTCACATCTGCTAATATGCGCAATACCTTATCTGAGGTTAAGCTGCGATCTTTTTTAATGCTAATCTTCTTAGCTAGTAATGGCTCCATTTTTCTTAACAAGCGGCATATGTTAGCGTTGTGTAAGTTAAACAAATAGCCTAAAAACACATGGCTAATATAAGTGCGATAATACATGAGTACACAGAGCAATTTATCTTCCATGGTAGGTAAATGACTCATCCTACCATGGCGCAGCTTGCTCGATTCTAACTCTTCAAAGAGAGGCCTTACTTTTAAAACTAATAATTGCTCAAAGGTTTCTATACTTAAGCCAGTTATTCTTCTAAAGTTATAGGGATATTTGCTTATCCTCGCGTAGGTTAAATGCATACTTATTCCTTTTATATAACAAGAATTACATCTTAACC from Candidatus Amoebophilus asiaticus 5a2 includes the following:
- a CDS encoding TonB-dependent receptor, translating into MKVNVLVYITLMLLGWGTYTMESYGYAKRPQGTIQEAEFIIKKEKKNQLPEADRLIKKAPLPLPTEQPSAELQYALYDIPLDFQSLEHKIKILRSKQERLINLYGKYLKLGYGNYHMPYIAAFFNNTRNKRHGYGLHISHLSEGKKKYAEEHHNTINFHGKKLMEKLTLAGSLDYNWDKYPFKQLINNTIYTHNDPNRHYKYHQVQLRTSLYNHLPSTLKYQVHTQLIHLSSSSSIHETQEECKLHASYSLNEIFQLRAGIDIYLSQYRQTNNHALQRNIFRFKPIFVTKLNEFIIQTGTTLTYQNNTDALPENFHVYPEVKLTYALNKAFRPYIGVSGNIQANSWQEYILQNPWLASTVDLRHTNQQYICYAGIKSDILSKLTCHAGLSISSYKNWYCFVNNATEPRQFDIQYDAAAKVMQLFAELAKTSFGEALVTRLKAAYFDYTLTQLEKPWHKPQYTIEILNTYNFHDKILLKGNLHWLGGIQALDPTTKAAKSLPDVIDIDLGIEYVWNQRFTIFLDCSNILARSNNRYLHAPTSGAHFLAGVTYAW
- a CDS encoding IS5/IS1182 family transposase, producing the protein MHLTYARISKYPYNFRRITGLSIETFEQLLVLKVRPLFEELESSKLRHGRMSHLPTMEDKLLCVLMYYRTYISHVFLGYLFNLHNANICRLLRKMEPLLAKKISIKKDRSLTSDKVLRILADVSEQPTQRPSKKQKKSYSGKKKRHTIKTEIVIREDGKILSVSKSHKGKEHDFKIRKGEKLLPKESLKLADSGYQGWQKLQSNVMIPYKKSRKRPLTKEQKEHNRKLSSIRMKVEHKIREIKVFKIMSEVYRNFQNKYNLRFNIIAGMINFKHAF